A window of bacterium genomic DNA:
TCTTATAAAATCGTTCTCTTTTCTTTAAAAGCCTGTTTATTTCACTTACAGGGTCATCTATATTTAGTAGTGGCCGATAATTCGTCTTACCTGTGCGCCTCAGAATCGCTTCAGGTGAAGCGGTCAAACATATAATCACCCCGTTCCTTTCCAGCTCCTCCATGTTCTCACTTCTCTGAACCACTCCCCCACCAGTATCTATAACAAAGTTGTCCAGCAATGCCACACACTTAACAGCTTTTGTTTCCACATCCCGGAAGTAGGGTTCACCCTTTCTCTTGAAAATTTTAGGTATGGACATCCCCACATCTTTCTCAATTATCTCATCAGTACCAATATATTTCATATTCAACTTTTGGGCTAACTTTTTCCCTACAACCGTCTTGCCAGTGCCCATCATTCCTGTCAAAACAATGTTCATGGAGAACCCCAATTTAACTTAATGAATAATTATAGGGAGATAAATATTGTCCTATTTCCTTAATTATGCGCATTAAGTGTACAACTTTTTCAGGAATAAAACAAGCGTAAAAATTCCCGCTATGGATTTAAGAACATTGTTCTCTGTGGCTAAAATGTTGTTTTACCTGGGAAAGCAATACTTCTGGAGGGAAATCGCCTCAGCCCAATGAGGCGGGGAAAAATTCATTGAGGTTGGTCGAGTCGGATAGTCACTCCTATTTTGGAAAAATCTTTTGATGTCTTCCTCTAAATCAGCAGAGAGGTTGTAAGCTTTGCAATCCTGGTTCCCATTCTGTTTGCTGAAATTTAAATAAACTCTTTGTCGTAAATTTGGCGATTATTCGTGTTCGAGTTCTTATTCGTTTTCAGGTAGTTCGTTCTCCCTTTCTTCTCTTTCTTCGCCAAAGTAAAAATAAGGATAGGGCATATCAGTCGGCGGTATAACAGCAGGATAAACTCCATAAACAAGTTGTGCATTCCTATCAATCAAGGTGTCAGAGGGTGGTTGTTCCAAACGAACATACACAGTCTTTGTTTTCATATTTCGGATATACACCACTCTTGCTTTTTGTCCTGGTGACATTTTACTAATAATTTTTCGTAGCTGCAAGGTATCCCTCATTCTTTTATTTCCAATTCTTCTAATGACATCGCCTTTCATTACACCCGCCTCAGCAGCCGGTGAACCACTAATCACCTTCCTTACTAAAAGGCCCCGGTGAAAAGGTAAATTGAAGTTCTTTACTACCGTCTTATCAATAGGAAGAACCTGAATACCTAACCAGACATGTGAGAACCCTGCACGATTTTGTACAAGTGATGCAGAAATCTGTGTTTCGTTTTTTCTGGTAAGGGAAACAATAAAAACTAAAATTAAAACCTTAATAAAAATAATAAGAAGTAAAATTTTTGCACTAAAAATAAGAATTTTTTTCATGGAGTTTCCTGTCTACCTGACATCACCCCAGGGACTGTCCTGGGTAGCCTTTTCGCTGGCAACACCGATTCGTTTAAATTGCCAATGCCCACTTTTACTTTTTTGCATTTTGTACACTTTAGACAACGAATACACTCACTTGAATTCGGATCCTCGTATATTTTTATCTCCATCGGACAATCTTTTAAGCAAAGATTGCATTTATCACTACATTTAGAAGCATTTTCAACTTTCATCCTGATTAAACTGAAACGATTGAATATGGAAAATATTAACCCTAATGGACACAAGACTCTACAAAAGGGCCGTTTAGAAATTACTATGAAAACAACAAAAACCACGAGAATGGCAATTTTAATGAAAAATAACAGTCCAATCGTAGCAATATCAACAGTGGGTTGTTGAAATTCGAGATTGATAGGATTCCAAAGAATCCAGGGAATGGCTGCTTCCAAAGTGCCGGGTGGACATAACTTGCAAAACCACGCTTCACCGTGTAGGTAAGGTATTAATATGACTAAT
This region includes:
- a CDS encoding PDZ domain-containing protein, producing MKKILIFSAKILLLIIFIKVLILVFIVSLTRKNETQISASLVQNRAGFSHVWLGIQVLPIDKTVVKNFNLPFHRGLLVRKVISGSPAAEAGVMKGDVIRRIGNKRMRDTLQLRKIISKMSPGQKARVVYIRNMKTKTVYVRLEQPPSDTLIDRNAQLVYGVYPAVIPPTDMPYPYFYFGEEREERENELPENE
- a CDS encoding 4Fe-4S binding protein, yielding MMEFLRRITQIFGFVISHAYLRIVATKQIYQGPLKATCIPFVTCHACPAAVFSCPLGTIQHYMVIRQIPYVLLGHLGILLVAVGRMACGWLCPVGLFQDLMYKIKSEKIKIPHRLDYFKYATLLGLVILIPYLHGEAWFCKLCPPGTLEAAIPWILWNPINLEFQQPTVDIATIGLLFFIKIAILVVFVVFIVISKRPFCRVLCPLGLIFSIFNRFSLIRMKVENASKCSDKCNLCLKDCPMEIKIYEDPNSSECIRCLKCTKCKKVKVGIGNLNESVLPAKRLPRTVPGVMSGRQETP
- a CDS encoding shikimate kinase, whose protein sequence is MNIVLTGMMGTGKTVVGKKLAQKLNMKYIGTDEIIEKDVGMSIPKIFKRKGEPYFRDVETKAVKCVALLDNFVIDTGGGVVQRSENMEELERNGVIICLTASPEAILRRTGKTNYRPLLNIDDPVSEINRLLKKRERFYKRCSRMIDTSNKGIEEVVDEIIKFLSEREKR